One part of the Rhizobium rhizogenes genome encodes these proteins:
- a CDS encoding sarcosine oxidase subunit delta, which translates to MASLVPCPHCGPRPRQEFTIKGAALQRPAADAGAEEWFDYVYLRDNPRGAYEEYWHHTSGCRRWLIVARDTVTHEISACRDAAGEKEVTSA; encoded by the coding sequence ATGGCAAGTCTCGTGCCCTGCCCGCATTGCGGGCCAAGACCCAGGCAAGAATTCACCATCAAGGGCGCTGCCCTTCAGCGACCGGCGGCGGATGCCGGTGCTGAGGAATGGTTCGATTATGTCTATCTGCGTGACAATCCGCGCGGCGCCTATGAGGAATATTGGCACCACACCTCCGGCTGCCGCCGCTGGCTCATCGTCGCCCGCGATACGGTCACCCATGAGATATCCGCCTGCCGGGATGCCGCCGGAGAGAAGGAAGTGACAAGCGCATGA
- a CDS encoding sarcosine oxidase subunit beta family protein — protein MRYSAFSIFMNGLLGNKSWKPAWRDVSPKPHYDVIIVGGGGHGLATAYYLAKEFGITNVAVLEKNYIGSGNVGRNTTIIRSNYLLPGNNPFYELSMKLWEGLEQDFNFNAMVSQRGVLNLFHSDAQRDAYTRRGNAMRLHGVDAELLDRASVKAMLPFLDFDNARFPVQGGLLQKRGGTVRHDAVAWGYARGADSRGVDIIQGCEVTGIRRENGMVVGVETSRGFIGCGKLALAAAGNSSQVAAMAGLKLPIESHVLQAFVSEGLKPFIDGVVTFGAGHFYVSQSDKGGLVFGGDIDGYNSYAQRGNLATVEHVAEAGKAMIPALSRVRVLRSWGGIMDMSMDGSPIIDQTPIDNLYLNAGWCYGGFKATPASGFCFAHLLARGTPQETAAAFRLDRFRRGYLIDEKGQGAQPNLH, from the coding sequence ATGCGCTATTCCGCCTTTTCCATTTTCATGAATGGCCTTCTTGGCAATAAATCGTGGAAGCCCGCATGGCGGGATGTGTCACCGAAGCCGCATTATGACGTCATCATCGTTGGCGGCGGCGGGCACGGGCTGGCGACCGCCTATTACCTTGCCAAGGAATTCGGCATCACCAATGTCGCGGTGCTGGAGAAAAACTATATCGGCTCCGGCAATGTCGGCCGCAACACCACGATCATCCGCTCCAATTACCTGCTGCCGGGCAACAACCCATTCTACGAGCTTTCAATGAAGCTGTGGGAAGGGCTGGAGCAGGATTTCAATTTCAATGCCATGGTTTCTCAGCGCGGCGTGCTGAACCTTTTCCATTCGGATGCGCAGCGCGATGCCTATACAAGGCGCGGCAATGCCATGCGGCTGCACGGCGTCGATGCCGAACTTCTGGACCGTGCCTCGGTCAAGGCAATGCTGCCGTTTCTCGATTTCGACAATGCCCGCTTTCCGGTTCAGGGCGGCCTGCTGCAAAAGCGCGGTGGCACGGTGCGGCATGATGCCGTTGCCTGGGGTTATGCCCGTGGTGCAGACAGCCGGGGCGTCGATATCATTCAGGGCTGCGAGGTGACGGGTATTCGCCGCGAAAACGGCATGGTCGTGGGTGTGGAGACCAGCCGCGGCTTCATCGGTTGTGGCAAGCTGGCGCTGGCGGCAGCGGGCAATTCCTCGCAGGTGGCCGCCATGGCCGGGCTGAAGCTGCCGATCGAAAGCCATGTGCTGCAGGCTTTTGTGTCGGAAGGGCTGAAGCCCTTCATCGATGGCGTCGTCACCTTCGGGGCGGGCCATTTCTACGTTTCGCAATCGGACAAGGGCGGCCTCGTCTTCGGCGGCGATATAGACGGTTACAACTCCTATGCCCAACGCGGCAATCTGGCGACGGTCGAACATGTCGCCGAAGCCGGCAAGGCGATGATACCGGCGCTTTCCCGCGTCCGGGTCCTGCGCTCCTGGGGCGGTATCATGGATATGTCGATGGATGGTTCACCGATCATCGACCAAACCCCGATCGACAATCTCTATCTCAATGCCGGCTGGTGTTACGGCGGCTTCAAGGCGACGCCCGCTTCAGGTTTTTGCTTTGCCCATCTTCTGGCGCGCGGCACACCGCAGGAAACGGCGGCAGCGTTCCGGCTGGACCGCTTCCGGCGCGGTTATCTCATCGATGAAAAGGGCCAGGGCGCACAGCCCAACCTTCACTAA
- a CDS encoding sarcosine oxidase subunit alpha: protein MTSSRLKTGGLIDRTQPLSFTFDGKVMQGFAGDSLASALLANGQRLVGRSFKYHRPRGLLTAGAAEPNALMTIGSGGRTEPNTRATMQELYAGQEAKSQNRWPSLDFDIGALTGLLSPFLGAGFYYKTFMWPAAFWEKIYEPFIRKAAGLGKASYETDPDAYDKCWAHCDLLVIGSGAAGLAAALAAGRAGARVIIIDEHSMAGGGLLSETATIGGKSATDFAALCVAELETLPNVTMLTRTTAFGWYDGNVFGALERVQKHVAHPKAHVPVERLWRIVAKHALLATGAEERPLVFGGNDIPGVMMAGAMRSYLNRYAISPGTATAIFTTNDSGYALARDLEAQGVTLAAIIDSREQGNPGYEGEARVIKGGVVSNAKGGKALSAIEIYANGRTESMNIDALAMSGGFSPIIHLACHRGGKPVWSEDNAAFLAPTNLKGLEIAGAVSAINGIAACLEDGARKGAALAQDLGFAATTPTFGVVENDIVVPPAKPLWSIPGIRAKAFVDYQNDVHRKDLGVAVTEGYGHVELAKRYTTNGMATDQGKLSNVNAIGLLSEARGVSPADVGTTTFRPFYTPVSFGALTGAYHSQHFQPVRKSPLHGWAEKNGAIFVETGLWYRSSWFPRKGENSWRESVDREVLNVRKSAGLCDVSMLGKIEICGKDAAEFLNRVYCNAFLKLPVGKARYGLMLREDGMIYDDGTTSRLEENRFFMTTTTAYAAGVMNHLEFCAQALWPDLDVRLASVTDQWAQMAIAGPKARTILQRIVDEDISDEAFPFLAAKDVSLFGGQLHGRLFRISFSGELAYELAVPAGYGESVADALMEAGKPENIMPYGVEALGVLRIEKGHVTHNEINGTVVPADLGFGKMVSATKADFIGRRMLEREGLSAADRPSLVGVVPLDKNQSFRTGSHILERDAAATLENDQGYVTSSAFSPHLGSTIGLALVKNGPARHGEEVMVWNGLRNEFTAARLCHPVFFDPENEKLHV from the coding sequence ATGACATCCAGCCGCCTGAAGACCGGCGGTCTGATTGACCGCACCCAGCCGCTTTCCTTCACCTTCGATGGCAAGGTGATGCAGGGTTTTGCAGGCGACAGTCTCGCCTCCGCCCTGCTCGCCAATGGCCAGCGGCTCGTCGGACGCAGTTTCAAATATCACCGCCCGCGCGGCCTATTGACGGCGGGTGCCGCCGAGCCGAACGCCCTGATGACGATCGGCAGCGGCGGGCGCACGGAGCCGAACACGCGCGCCACCATGCAGGAGCTTTATGCCGGGCAGGAAGCGAAAAGCCAGAACCGCTGGCCCTCTCTCGATTTCGATATCGGCGCATTGACCGGCCTTCTTTCGCCCTTCCTCGGCGCGGGTTTCTACTACAAGACCTTCATGTGGCCCGCCGCCTTCTGGGAAAAAATCTACGAGCCCTTCATCCGCAAAGCGGCCGGTCTCGGCAAGGCGAGCTACGAGACAGACCCGGACGCCTACGACAAATGCTGGGCGCATTGCGACCTGCTGGTGATTGGCTCCGGCGCGGCAGGACTTGCCGCAGCCCTTGCCGCTGGGCGCGCCGGCGCGCGCGTCATCATCATCGATGAACATTCCATGGCAGGCGGCGGGCTCCTTTCCGAAACCGCGACCATCGGCGGCAAGAGCGCCACGGATTTCGCAGCGCTATGCGTCGCCGAACTCGAAACACTGCCGAATGTGACGATGCTGACACGGACCACGGCCTTCGGCTGGTACGATGGCAATGTCTTCGGCGCGCTGGAGCGTGTGCAAAAACATGTGGCCCACCCGAAAGCTCACGTGCCGGTGGAGCGCCTGTGGCGCATCGTCGCCAAACATGCGCTGCTCGCCACGGGTGCGGAAGAGCGGCCACTGGTTTTCGGCGGTAATGATATTCCCGGCGTGATGATGGCCGGCGCCATGCGCAGCTATCTCAACCGTTATGCCATCAGTCCCGGCACGGCGACGGCAATTTTCACCACCAATGACAGTGGTTATGCCCTTGCCCGCGACCTGGAAGCACAGGGCGTCACTCTTGCCGCCATCATCGACAGCCGCGAGCAGGGTAATCCGGGCTACGAAGGCGAGGCGCGTGTCATCAAGGGTGGCGTCGTCTCGAATGCAAAGGGCGGCAAGGCACTTTCCGCCATAGAAATTTATGCCAATGGCCGCACGGAAAGCATGAATATCGATGCGCTCGCCATGTCGGGCGGTTTCAGCCCCATCATCCATCTCGCCTGCCATCGCGGCGGAAAACCGGTCTGGTCGGAAGACAATGCTGCCTTCCTTGCCCCCACCAATCTCAAGGGGCTCGAAATTGCCGGTGCGGTATCCGCGATCAATGGCATCGCCGCCTGCCTTGAAGACGGCGCGCGAAAGGGTGCCGCGCTTGCGCAGGATCTCGGTTTTGCAGCGACTACACCAACATTTGGCGTCGTGGAAAACGATATCGTCGTCCCGCCCGCAAAGCCGCTCTGGTCGATTCCCGGCATCAGGGCCAAAGCCTTTGTCGATTACCAGAATGATGTTCACCGCAAGGATCTCGGTGTCGCCGTCACCGAAGGTTACGGCCATGTGGAACTGGCCAAGCGTTATACGACGAACGGCATGGCGACCGATCAGGGCAAGCTTTCCAACGTTAACGCCATCGGGCTGCTTTCCGAGGCGCGCGGCGTTTCCCCGGCCGATGTCGGCACCACCACCTTCCGGCCTTTTTATACGCCCGTCTCCTTTGGCGCGCTCACCGGTGCTTATCACAGCCAGCATTTCCAGCCGGTGCGCAAATCGCCGCTGCATGGCTGGGCCGAGAAAAATGGAGCGATCTTCGTTGAAACCGGTCTATGGTATCGCTCCTCCTGGTTTCCCCGCAAAGGTGAAAACAGCTGGCGGGAAAGTGTTGACCGCGAGGTTCTGAATGTTCGCAAGAGTGCCGGCCTCTGCGATGTCTCGATGCTCGGCAAGATCGAGATTTGCGGCAAGGACGCCGCCGAATTCCTCAACCGGGTCTATTGCAATGCCTTTCTCAAGCTGCCGGTCGGCAAGGCGCGATATGGCCTGATGCTGCGTGAAGATGGCATGATCTATGATGACGGCACCACCAGCCGGCTGGAGGAGAATCGTTTCTTCATGACGACCACCACGGCCTATGCGGCGGGTGTCATGAACCATCTGGAATTCTGCGCCCAGGCACTCTGGCCGGATCTCGACGTGCGGCTTGCCTCCGTCACCGATCAATGGGCGCAGATGGCGATTGCCGGACCGAAGGCGCGCACAATTCTGCAAAGAATCGTCGATGAGGATATTTCCGACGAGGCTTTCCCCTTTCTTGCGGCCAAAGACGTCTCACTGTTTGGCGGGCAATTGCACGGACGCCTGTTCCGGATTTCCTTCTCCGGTGAGCTGGCCTACGAGCTTGCCGTTCCGGCCGGTTACGGTGAAAGCGTTGCCGATGCGCTGATGGAAGCAGGAAAGCCGGAGAACATCATGCCTTATGGTGTTGAGGCGCTTGGTGTGCTGCGCATCGAAAAGGGCCATGTCACCCATAATGAAATAAACGGCACGGTGGTGCCCGCCGATCTCGGCTTCGGCAAAATGGTCTCCGCCACCAAGGCCGATTTCATCGGCCGGCGAATGCTGGAGCGCGAGGGGCTTTCCGCTGCCGACCGTCCGAGCCTCGTCGGCGTCGTGCCGCTGGATAAAAACCAGTCCTTCCGCACCGGTTCGCATATTCTCGAACGGGATGCGGCGGCAACGCTGGAAAACGATCAGGGTTATGTGACCTCAAGCGCGTTTTCACCCCATCTCGGTTCCACCATCGGCCTCGCCCTCGTCAAGAATGGCCCCGCGCGGCATGGCGAGGAAGTCATGGTGTGGAACGGTCTGCGCAATGAATTCACCGCCGCCCGCCTGTGCCATCCGGTTTTCTTCGACCCTGAAAACGAGAAGCTCCATGTCTGA
- a CDS encoding glutamine amidotransferase family protein, with protein sequence MCGIVGLFLKDKSLEPQLGQLLSDMLVTMTDRGPDSAGIAIYGSAANGRAKVTIQSADPIADFSGLAEVLKENGVDAVVTVKSTHAVLDIPAEKLDVIRPALLATRPNVRVMGSGDSVEIYKETGLPKDVVARFDVRSMAGSHGIGHTRMATESAVTTLGAHPFSTGADQCLVHNGSLSNHNNLRRELVREGMTFETQNDSEVAAAYLTAEMAKGKDLGEALEGALDDLDGFFTFVVGTKSGFGVVRDPIACKPAVMAETDQYVAFGSEYRALVNLPGIENARVWEPEPATVYFWDHEKAA encoded by the coding sequence ATGTGCGGCATTGTTGGACTATTCCTGAAAGACAAAAGCCTTGAACCGCAGCTGGGTCAGCTGCTCTCGGACATGCTCGTCACCATGACCGATCGCGGCCCGGATTCGGCCGGGATTGCGATCTATGGCAGCGCTGCCAATGGCCGCGCGAAAGTGACGATCCAGTCGGCTGATCCCATCGCCGATTTCTCCGGCCTCGCTGAAGTGCTGAAGGAAAATGGTGTTGACGCCGTGGTCACGGTGAAAAGCACACATGCTGTTCTCGATATTCCAGCCGAGAAGCTGGATGTTATTCGTCCGGCTCTTTTGGCCACCCGACCAAATGTGCGGGTCATGGGCTCGGGCGACAGTGTCGAAATCTATAAGGAAACCGGCCTGCCGAAGGACGTTGTCGCCCGTTTCGACGTGCGCTCCATGGCCGGCAGCCATGGCATCGGCCACACTCGTATGGCAACGGAATCGGCTGTTACGACGCTGGGCGCGCATCCCTTCTCCACCGGTGCCGACCAGTGCCTCGTGCATAACGGTTCGCTTTCCAACCACAATAACCTGCGCCGCGAACTGGTGCGCGAAGGCATGACGTTCGAAACCCAGAATGACTCGGAAGTTGCTGCCGCCTATCTCACGGCTGAGATGGCCAAGGGCAAGGATCTGGGCGAGGCGCTCGAGGGTGCGCTCGATGATCTCGACGGCTTTTTCACCTTCGTCGTCGGCACCAAATCCGGCTTTGGCGTGGTGCGTGATCCCATCGCCTGCAAACCTGCTGTCATGGCCGAGACCGACCAATATGTCGCTTTCGGCTCGGAATATCGCGCGCTGGTCAATCTGCCCGGCATCGAAAATGCCCGCGTCTGGGAGCCGGAACCGGCGACCGTCTATTTCTGGGACCATGAAAAGGCCGCCTGA
- a CDS encoding GlxA family transcriptional regulator, translating into MTVIEQKNTQRIGFVLVQNFALMSYASAAEPLRAANLIAGTDLYEVVPLSFGGESVRSSSGILVDCQSLAMVGERCHTIFVCAGGGPQDWAVGEGSFGMLRRLARQGVRIGGISSGAYLLAAAGLLDNRDFTIHWEHAPVLREAFAHLTPRQARFVIDGDRITCAGGVAPLDMMHAMISQRMGAHFARRVSDWYLHTAVAEPGAPQRGSSAERHGTHHPALLTVLEKMETTIESPLDRQTMAKLAGTSARHLDRLFASHLKSTFLETYRAIRLDHARRLLEQSPLSIAEVSFATGFSSAGHFSGCFKARFGQTPNAMRQRFPLN; encoded by the coding sequence ATGACCGTCATCGAGCAAAAAAATACCCAGCGTATCGGTTTTGTCCTCGTCCAGAATTTTGCGCTGATGTCCTACGCTTCGGCGGCGGAGCCGCTGCGGGCTGCCAATCTCATTGCCGGGACCGATCTTTATGAGGTCGTGCCTTTGTCCTTCGGCGGTGAATCCGTCAGAAGCTCGTCGGGAATCCTCGTCGATTGCCAGTCACTCGCCATGGTGGGCGAGCGATGCCATACGATCTTCGTCTGTGCCGGCGGTGGGCCGCAGGACTGGGCGGTGGGGGAAGGTTCTTTTGGCATGCTGCGGCGGCTGGCGCGCCAGGGCGTCAGGATTGGTGGCATTTCCAGCGGTGCTTACCTGCTGGCGGCGGCGGGCCTGCTGGATAATCGCGATTTTACGATCCACTGGGAGCACGCGCCGGTACTCCGGGAAGCCTTTGCCCATCTCACGCCCAGACAGGCCCGCTTCGTCATCGATGGGGACCGCATTACCTGCGCCGGCGGCGTTGCGCCTCTCGACATGATGCATGCGATGATTTCGCAGAGAATGGGTGCCCATTTCGCAAGGCGTGTCAGCGACTGGTATCTGCACACGGCGGTCGCCGAACCCGGCGCGCCGCAGCGGGGCTCCTCGGCGGAACGTCATGGCACCCACCATCCGGCCTTGCTGACCGTGCTGGAAAAAATGGAAACGACCATCGAAAGTCCGCTTGACCGGCAGACCATGGCAAAGCTGGCCGGAACCAGCGCGCGGCATCTCGACCGGCTTTTCGCGAGCCATCTTAAGTCGACATTTCTGGAGACCTACCGCGCCATTCGCCTTGACCACGCCCGGCGATTGCTGGAGCAAAGCCCGCTCTCCATCGCGGAAGTGTCCTTCGCCACCGGTTTTTCCAGTGCAGGCCATTTTTCGGGTTGCTTCAAGGCCCGCTTCGGTCAAACACCGAATGCGATGCGACAAAGATTTCCCCTGAATTAA
- a CDS encoding XRE family transcriptional regulator, giving the protein MAKDTTKTEQAQFLSQDPHAVREPRVNNLEMAIGHEVRAYRKKLGITVTDLASATGVSVGMLSKIENGNISPSLTTLQTLSKALGVPITAFFRGFEEPRSATFVKAGQGVNIERRGTRAGHQYSLLGHIDNNTSGVTVEPYLITLTKDSDVFPTFQHEGMEFLYMLEGEVVYRHGEQLFTMQAGDSLFFDADAPHGPEELVKLPARYLSIISYPQRRVTSD; this is encoded by the coding sequence ATGGCCAAGGATACCACCAAGACCGAGCAGGCGCAGTTCCTGTCCCAGGACCCGCATGCCGTTCGCGAGCCGAGGGTCAACAATCTGGAAATGGCGATCGGCCATGAGGTGCGCGCCTATCGCAAGAAACTCGGTATCACGGTCACCGATCTTGCGTCCGCCACCGGTGTTTCCGTGGGCATGCTTTCCAAGATCGAGAACGGTAATATCTCCCCGTCGCTCACCACGCTGCAGACGCTTTCAAAGGCGCTGGGCGTGCCGATCACGGCGTTCTTTCGCGGTTTTGAGGAGCCGCGCAGTGCCACCTTCGTCAAGGCAGGGCAAGGGGTGAATATCGAACGCAGGGGTACCCGGGCCGGCCACCAATACAGCCTGCTCGGCCATATCGACAACAATACGAGCGGCGTCACCGTTGAGCCCTATCTCATCACGCTCACCAAGGATTCGGATGTGTTTCCGACCTTCCAGCATGAGGGCATGGAGTTTCTCTACATGCTGGAAGGAGAGGTGGTCTATCGCCACGGCGAACAGCTTTTCACGATGCAGGCAGGCGACAGCCTGTTTTTCGACGCCGATGCGCCGCACGGGCCGGAGGAATTGGTAAAGCTCCCCGCCCGTTATCTGTCGATCATTTCCTATCCGCAGAGGCGCGTGACCAGTGATTGA
- a CDS encoding GXGXG domain-containing protein, which produces MPVFDLSHTPLRELNSALHGLSSGANDTEFEVVNPRGHHAVAVGIDSPVIVDVRGSVGYYCAGMNDGGTVTVHGSAGPGVAENMMSGTVVIEGDASQYAGATGRGGLLVIRGNAASRCGISMKGIDIVVKGNIGHMSAFMGQSGHLVVCGDAGDALGDSLYEAKLFVRGSVKSLGADCIEKEMRPEHLEKLAELLEKAGVTDVSPGEFKRYGSARTLYNFNIDNADAY; this is translated from the coding sequence ATGCCAGTTTTCGATCTCTCCCACACGCCATTGCGTGAACTCAACAGTGCGCTCCACGGCCTTTCCTCTGGAGCCAACGACACCGAATTCGAAGTGGTCAATCCGCGCGGCCACCATGCCGTGGCTGTCGGCATCGACAGCCCTGTGATCGTCGATGTACGCGGCTCGGTCGGTTATTATTGCGCCGGCATGAATGATGGCGGCACCGTCACCGTGCACGGTTCGGCCGGGCCGGGCGTTGCGGAAAACATGATGTCCGGCACCGTCGTCATCGAGGGTGATGCTTCGCAATATGCCGGTGCCACCGGTCGCGGCGGGCTTCTGGTCATCAGGGGCAATGCCGCCTCCCGCTGCGGCATTTCCATGAAGGGCATCGATATCGTCGTGAAGGGTAATATCGGCCATATGTCCGCCTTCATGGGCCAGTCCGGCCATCTCGTCGTCTGCGGTGATGCGGGCGATGCGCTGGGCGATTCCCTTTATGAGGCGAAGCTTTTCGTGCGCGGTTCGGTGAAGAGCCTCGGTGCCGATTGCATCGAAAAGGAGATGCGCCCGGAACATCTCGAAAAGCTTGCCGAACTCCTCGAAAAGGCCGGCGTCACCGATGTCAGCCCCGGTGAGTTCAAGCGCTACGGCTCGGCCCGCACGCTCTACAATTTCAACATCGACAACGCCGACGCGTATTGA